One part of the Phaenicophaeus curvirostris isolate KB17595 chromosome 2, BPBGC_Pcur_1.0, whole genome shotgun sequence genome encodes these proteins:
- the LGSN gene encoding lengsin isoform X1 — translation MNKKGDLTQQVTSSGNPEIVEDADYSFVENNTSESDSDEVDGNNICGFRKKKGVKGPTKHASPLENEKMDLSRTSKIQDPCPPQGTTGWSEPSSDQPPQKPASFPPVQKDRAGSDSSHTGSNVKEEMSGETKEIQENAGTGKRIIRKMQEEINTPAKPELPMGVQPPRSVGKAGYAEAARRGEANEKVESKQEERGGMEEADVKFHVTKMGSLGSTVTTQRSSTSESFTRTPDISRRSLQELKNLLSEGPLPAHGPNHSGKAGGTFSQKKSKPQEKTAEKQGRPFETFSPHFGEENQKYHGFHRKGVGQQSKPLLVFSSAGSDQQQPVGNNMDQLILRLPAASTHAESTAPEIEFDSSSGNAASSRELDVNGLGSPTLLHLFSHIEFIKQQMARDNVQFVRFESVDLHGVSRSKNVPSRFFHEKAIHGVAMPRSYLELTLNPKDNELDYINATNFNCDIILNPDLSTFRILPWTEQTARVICDSFTVLGNPLMTSPRHIAKKQLSQLQDNGFSLHSAFTYEFCIYGITEVVNSKTISFPAATILNNHDQTFIQELIEGMYYAGANIESFSSSSGPGQMEITFHPAFGIDAADSAFTFRTGIKEVAKKYNYVASFFSESGFYNSGALSHSLWDLNGEKNLFSAGYGVEELPDIGKNWLSGLLAHTAAISCLMAPTTSCRKPYSKYSKESKETVNAKWAYNDNSCAFNVKCHGGKGTYIDNKLSSAAANPYLVLAATIAAGLDGVKRGLRYDDMIQEENHTADLKHSSVPLKLEDALVALEKDSCIKEALGETFIRYFIAMKHYELETEEMDSERNKCLGYFI, via the exons AACACCTCTGAAAGTGACAGTGATGAAGTTGATGGCAACAATATATGtggtttcagaaagaaaaagggagtcAAAGGTCCTACAAAGCATGCTTCTCCTTTAGAAAATGAGAAGATGGATCTGTCCCGCACCTCAAAAATCCAAGATCCTTGTCCCCCTCAAGGAACCACTGGTTGGTCAGAGCCATCATCAGACCAACCTCCTCAAAAACCAGCTAGCTTTCCTCCAGTACAAAAGGACAGAGCGGGTAGTGACAGTTCCCATACTGGCAGCAatgtgaaagaagaaatgtctggagaaacaaaagaaatccagGAAAATGCTGGCACTGggaaaagaataataagaaaaatgcaagaggaaataaatacaCCAGCTAAACCAGAGCTGCCCATGGGCGTGCAACCTCCAAGGAGTGTAGGGAAAGCTGGGTATGCAGAGGCAGCACGGAGAGGAGAGGCCAATGAGAAGGTGGAGAGTAAGCAAGAAGAACGGGGTGGGATGGAAGAAGCAGATGTCAAGTTCCATGTGACAAAGATGGGTTCCTTGGGCAGTACTGTGACCACACAAAGAAGCAGCACTTCAGAGTCCTTTACAAGGACGCCTGACATTTCTAGACGAAGTTTGCAAGAGTTGAAAAACCTGCTGAGTGAAGGTCCTCTGCCTGCTCATGGGCCCAATCACAGTGGCAAGGCAGGTGGaactttttctcagaaaaaatcAAAGCCCCAGGAGAAAACAGCTGAGAAGCAGGGCCGACCCTTTGAGACTTTTAGCCCCCATTTTGGAGAGGAGAATCAAAAGTATCACGGCTTCCACAGGAAGGGAGTGGGGCAGCAGAGCAAACCCCTCCTAGTCTTCAGCTCTGCTGGGTCTGATCAGCAACAACCAGTGGGAAACAATATGGATCAACTTATTCTGAGACTACCGGCAGCTTCTACACATGCAGAAAGCACGGCTCCCGAGATTGAGTTTGACAGCTCCTCAGGCAATGCTG CATCCAGCAGAGAGCTTGATGTAAACGGCCTTGGAAGTCCAACTCTCCTTCACCTGTTCTCTCATATTGAATTTATTAAGCAGCAGATGGCCAGGGACAATGTGCAGTTTGTCAGATTTGAATCAGTAGACCTCCATGGTGTGTCAAGATCAAAGAATGTTCCTTCTCGCTTTTTTCAC GAAAAAGCAATTCATGGTGTGGCCATGCCCAGAAGTTATCTTGAACTGACCCTGAATCCTAAAGATAATGAATTAGATTACATAAATGCAACCAatttcaattgtgacataatcctGAACCCTGATTTATCAACATTTCGAATTCTGCCCTGGACTGAGCAAACTGCGAGAGTGATATGTGATTCCTTCACTGTGCTGGGCAACCCGCTAATGACCTCACCAAGGCACATTGCCAAGAAACAGCTGAGCCAGCTTCAGGACAATGGCTTTTCTCTGCACTCTGCCTTCACTTATGAATTTTGTATTTATGGCATTACTGAGGTTGTAAATTCGAAGACAATATCCTTCCCTGCAGCCACGATACTAAATAACCATGACCAGACTTTCATTCAGGAGCTCATTGAAGGAATGTATTATGCTGGTGCCAACattgaaagcttttcttcttctagtGGGCCTGGGCAAATGGAGATCACTTTTCATCCAGCATTTGGCATAGATGCTGCTGACAGTGCCTTCACATTTAGAACAGGCATTAAAGAGGTGGCTAAGAAGTATAACTATGTAGCTAGCTTTTTCTCAGAATCAGGATTTTACAACTCAGGGGCTCTGTCACATAGTCTATGGGATTTGAATGGTGAGAagaatttgttttctgctggttATGGAGTTGAAGAGCTCCCAGATATTGGAAAAAATTGGTTATCAGGTCTCTTGGCACACACAGCCGCTATCAGCTGCTTGATGGCTCCTACCACCAGCTGCCGTAAGCCTTATTCTAAATACAGTAAAGAATCTAAAGAGACTGTAAATGCAAAATGGGCATATAATGATAACAGCTGCGCCTTTAATGTCAAATGTCATGGTGGAAAAGGTACTTACATAGACAATAAGTTAAGTTCTGCTGCAGCAAACCCCTACCTGGTTCTTGCTGCTACTATTGCTGCGGGTCTAGATGGAGTAAAGAGAGGACTTAGGTATGATGATATGATCCAAGAAGAAAATCACACTGCTGATCTGAAACATTCATCAGTCCCTCTGAAACTAGAAGATGCTCTTGTTGCACTTGAGAAAGATTCGTGCATTAAGGAAGCATTAGGTGAAACTTTTATCCGATACTTTATTGCCATGAAACATTATGAgttagaaactgaagaaatggaTAGCGAAAGGAATAAATGCCTGGGATATTTTATTTAG
- the LGSN gene encoding lengsin isoform X2 produces MNKKGDLTQQNTSESDSDEVDGNNICGFRKKKGVKGPTKHASPLENEKMDLSRTSKIQDPCPPQGTTGWSEPSSDQPPQKPASFPPVQKDRAGSDSSHTGSNVKEEMSGETKEIQENAGTGKRIIRKMQEEINTPAKPELPMGVQPPRSVGKAGYAEAARRGEANEKVESKQEERGGMEEADVKFHVTKMGSLGSTVTTQRSSTSESFTRTPDISRRSLQELKNLLSEGPLPAHGPNHSGKAGGTFSQKKSKPQEKTAEKQGRPFETFSPHFGEENQKYHGFHRKGVGQQSKPLLVFSSAGSDQQQPVGNNMDQLILRLPAASTHAESTAPEIEFDSSSGNAASSRELDVNGLGSPTLLHLFSHIEFIKQQMARDNVQFVRFESVDLHGVSRSKNVPSRFFHEKAIHGVAMPRSYLELTLNPKDNELDYINATNFNCDIILNPDLSTFRILPWTEQTARVICDSFTVLGNPLMTSPRHIAKKQLSQLQDNGFSLHSAFTYEFCIYGITEVVNSKTISFPAATILNNHDQTFIQELIEGMYYAGANIESFSSSSGPGQMEITFHPAFGIDAADSAFTFRTGIKEVAKKYNYVASFFSESGFYNSGALSHSLWDLNGEKNLFSAGYGVEELPDIGKNWLSGLLAHTAAISCLMAPTTSCRKPYSKYSKESKETVNAKWAYNDNSCAFNVKCHGGKGTYIDNKLSSAAANPYLVLAATIAAGLDGVKRGLRYDDMIQEENHTADLKHSSVPLKLEDALVALEKDSCIKEALGETFIRYFIAMKHYELETEEMDSERNKCLGYFI; encoded by the exons AACACCTCTGAAAGTGACAGTGATGAAGTTGATGGCAACAATATATGtggtttcagaaagaaaaagggagtcAAAGGTCCTACAAAGCATGCTTCTCCTTTAGAAAATGAGAAGATGGATCTGTCCCGCACCTCAAAAATCCAAGATCCTTGTCCCCCTCAAGGAACCACTGGTTGGTCAGAGCCATCATCAGACCAACCTCCTCAAAAACCAGCTAGCTTTCCTCCAGTACAAAAGGACAGAGCGGGTAGTGACAGTTCCCATACTGGCAGCAatgtgaaagaagaaatgtctggagaaacaaaagaaatccagGAAAATGCTGGCACTGggaaaagaataataagaaaaatgcaagaggaaataaatacaCCAGCTAAACCAGAGCTGCCCATGGGCGTGCAACCTCCAAGGAGTGTAGGGAAAGCTGGGTATGCAGAGGCAGCACGGAGAGGAGAGGCCAATGAGAAGGTGGAGAGTAAGCAAGAAGAACGGGGTGGGATGGAAGAAGCAGATGTCAAGTTCCATGTGACAAAGATGGGTTCCTTGGGCAGTACTGTGACCACACAAAGAAGCAGCACTTCAGAGTCCTTTACAAGGACGCCTGACATTTCTAGACGAAGTTTGCAAGAGTTGAAAAACCTGCTGAGTGAAGGTCCTCTGCCTGCTCATGGGCCCAATCACAGTGGCAAGGCAGGTGGaactttttctcagaaaaaatcAAAGCCCCAGGAGAAAACAGCTGAGAAGCAGGGCCGACCCTTTGAGACTTTTAGCCCCCATTTTGGAGAGGAGAATCAAAAGTATCACGGCTTCCACAGGAAGGGAGTGGGGCAGCAGAGCAAACCCCTCCTAGTCTTCAGCTCTGCTGGGTCTGATCAGCAACAACCAGTGGGAAACAATATGGATCAACTTATTCTGAGACTACCGGCAGCTTCTACACATGCAGAAAGCACGGCTCCCGAGATTGAGTTTGACAGCTCCTCAGGCAATGCTG CATCCAGCAGAGAGCTTGATGTAAACGGCCTTGGAAGTCCAACTCTCCTTCACCTGTTCTCTCATATTGAATTTATTAAGCAGCAGATGGCCAGGGACAATGTGCAGTTTGTCAGATTTGAATCAGTAGACCTCCATGGTGTGTCAAGATCAAAGAATGTTCCTTCTCGCTTTTTTCAC GAAAAAGCAATTCATGGTGTGGCCATGCCCAGAAGTTATCTTGAACTGACCCTGAATCCTAAAGATAATGAATTAGATTACATAAATGCAACCAatttcaattgtgacataatcctGAACCCTGATTTATCAACATTTCGAATTCTGCCCTGGACTGAGCAAACTGCGAGAGTGATATGTGATTCCTTCACTGTGCTGGGCAACCCGCTAATGACCTCACCAAGGCACATTGCCAAGAAACAGCTGAGCCAGCTTCAGGACAATGGCTTTTCTCTGCACTCTGCCTTCACTTATGAATTTTGTATTTATGGCATTACTGAGGTTGTAAATTCGAAGACAATATCCTTCCCTGCAGCCACGATACTAAATAACCATGACCAGACTTTCATTCAGGAGCTCATTGAAGGAATGTATTATGCTGGTGCCAACattgaaagcttttcttcttctagtGGGCCTGGGCAAATGGAGATCACTTTTCATCCAGCATTTGGCATAGATGCTGCTGACAGTGCCTTCACATTTAGAACAGGCATTAAAGAGGTGGCTAAGAAGTATAACTATGTAGCTAGCTTTTTCTCAGAATCAGGATTTTACAACTCAGGGGCTCTGTCACATAGTCTATGGGATTTGAATGGTGAGAagaatttgttttctgctggttATGGAGTTGAAGAGCTCCCAGATATTGGAAAAAATTGGTTATCAGGTCTCTTGGCACACACAGCCGCTATCAGCTGCTTGATGGCTCCTACCACCAGCTGCCGTAAGCCTTATTCTAAATACAGTAAAGAATCTAAAGAGACTGTAAATGCAAAATGGGCATATAATGATAACAGCTGCGCCTTTAATGTCAAATGTCATGGTGGAAAAGGTACTTACATAGACAATAAGTTAAGTTCTGCTGCAGCAAACCCCTACCTGGTTCTTGCTGCTACTATTGCTGCGGGTCTAGATGGAGTAAAGAGAGGACTTAGGTATGATGATATGATCCAAGAAGAAAATCACACTGCTGATCTGAAACATTCATCAGTCCCTCTGAAACTAGAAGATGCTCTTGTTGCACTTGAGAAAGATTCGTGCATTAAGGAAGCATTAGGTGAAACTTTTATCCGATACTTTATTGCCATGAAACATTATGAgttagaaactgaagaaatggaTAGCGAAAGGAATAAATGCCTGGGATATTTTATTTAG